The following proteins are encoded in a genomic region of Neomonachus schauinslandi chromosome 7, ASM220157v2, whole genome shotgun sequence:
- the PTTG1 gene encoding securin isoform X2 produces MATLIFVDKENGEPGTRVAPKDGLKPGSRPLKALDGRSQVSTPRVGKMFDAQAALPKVTRKALGTVNRATENSVKTNGSLKQKQPNFSAKKVTEKTVKAKSSVPASDDTYPEIEKFFPFNPLDFESFDLPEEHQIARLPLSGVPLMILDEERELEKLLHLGPPSPLKMTSPPWESNLLQSPSILSTLDVELPPVCYDLDI; encoded by the exons ATGGCTACCCTGATCTTTGTTGATAAAGAAAATGGAGAACCAGGCACTCGTGTGGCTCCCAAGGACGGGCTGAAGCCGGGGTCTAGGCCTC TCAAAGCTTTAGATGGGAGATCTCAGGTTTCAACACCACGCGTAGGCAAAATGTTTGATGCTCAAGCAGCCTTACCTAAAGTTACCAGAAAGGCTTTGGGAACTGTCAACAGAGCCACAGAAAACTCAGTAAAGACTAATGGATCTCTCAAACAGAAGCAGCCAAACTTCTCTGCCAAAAAG GTGACTGAGAAGACTGTCAAAGCAAAAAGCTCTGTTCCTGCCTCGGATGACACCtatccagaaatagaaaaattctttcCCTTCAATCCTTTAG ATTTTGAGAGTTTTGACCTGCCTGAAGAGCACCAGATTGCACGCCTCCCCTTGAGTGGAGTGCCTCTCATGATCCTCGATGAGGAGAGGGAACTCGAGAAGCTGTTGCACCTGGGCCCCCCTTCACCTCTGAAGATGACCTCTCCACCATGGGAGTCGA ATCTGTTGCAGTCTCCAAGCATTCTGTCGACCCTGGATGTTGAATTGCCACCTGTTTGCTATGACttagatatttaa
- the PTTG1 gene encoding securin isoform X1: protein MATLIFVDKENGEPGTRVAPKDGLKPGSRPPVKALDGRSQVSTPRVGKMFDAQAALPKVTRKALGTVNRATENSVKTNGSLKQKQPNFSAKKVTEKTVKAKSSVPASDDTYPEIEKFFPFNPLDFESFDLPEEHQIARLPLSGVPLMILDEERELEKLLHLGPPSPLKMTSPPWESNLLQSPSILSTLDVELPPVCYDLDI from the exons ATGGCTACCCTGATCTTTGTTGATAAAGAAAATGGAGAACCAGGCACTCGTGTGGCTCCCAAGGACGGGCTGAAGCCGGGGTCTAGGCCTC CAGTCAAAGCTTTAGATGGGAGATCTCAGGTTTCAACACCACGCGTAGGCAAAATGTTTGATGCTCAAGCAGCCTTACCTAAAGTTACCAGAAAGGCTTTGGGAACTGTCAACAGAGCCACAGAAAACTCAGTAAAGACTAATGGATCTCTCAAACAGAAGCAGCCAAACTTCTCTGCCAAAAAG GTGACTGAGAAGACTGTCAAAGCAAAAAGCTCTGTTCCTGCCTCGGATGACACCtatccagaaatagaaaaattctttcCCTTCAATCCTTTAG ATTTTGAGAGTTTTGACCTGCCTGAAGAGCACCAGATTGCACGCCTCCCCTTGAGTGGAGTGCCTCTCATGATCCTCGATGAGGAGAGGGAACTCGAGAAGCTGTTGCACCTGGGCCCCCCTTCACCTCTGAAGATGACCTCTCCACCATGGGAGTCGA ATCTGTTGCAGTCTCCAAGCATTCTGTCGACCCTGGATGTTGAATTGCCACCTGTTTGCTATGACttagatatttaa